GGCGGAAACGtacccagctgctgttggacaacaactcccatcatccccggtcgGACACAGCGGCCAATAGGGACGATGGGAGTTTGGCAACTAGAGGAtcgagttgtgcaggcctgccctagagacAGAGAGGCTAGAGTCAGCCAGTCACCCCCGGGGGCTCCTCTGCGCGCGCTCCCTCGGGGTGGGAAGAGTCTCCTTCCCTCCGAATGAGCTCCGGCTTCACAACAGCCTCCTTGCAAAGGAGCGCGCCGAGCCAGGACAGGGTCTCCTCCCCACCGCGCCATGTGTCGCTCTAGCTCTttttatttctatgccacccaaagAAACGGGGGCCAGGGTGGCCAGCCAGTGAGAGAAGGTTTTCCGCCCCCTTGGTCCGCTGACCAATGGGAGGCTGCGCTGCCAAGGCGGACGTCCCTGCGTCAACCAATGGGATTTTCGGGCCCAGCTCTTCCTGCCGGGCTCTCGTGGGGCGGGAGCCGGGTGAtgcccggcggcggcagcagccaatGCGAGCCCAGCTCGGCCTGGCAGACGTGCCAGCCGGCCAATGGGggcgcgcggcggcggcggcgcccggCCAAGGACCATGGCGAAGACCTACGACTACCTCTTCAAGCTGCTGCTGATCGGCGACTCCGGCGTGGGCAAGACGTGCGCGCTCTTCCGCTTCAGCGAGGACGCCTTCAACGCCACCTTCATCTCCACCATCGGTGCGTCGCCGGgcggcgcccccccgcccccctgggtCGCCATGGCAACCCGCTCGTGGTGGGCGCGCGCGGCAGGCGGCCATCCGGCAGGTGCAGCCCCGCGCAGGGCCGCCAGGCGGGCCCGCAGGAGGAGAGACAgcccctctccccgccccagAAGGGCAGCTCCCTCTGCCCAGGCCCTGGCTGCGTTCCCCAGGAGCAGAGTCGCTGCTGCCCGCCCGTGTCGACAGCCCTgccttggacccccccccccgggtcagACTCCGTCGGTGGGCAGCGGCTCCCCCTGGTCGTAGGAGCGCGAAGCcagaagaacatcagaacagccctgccggatcaggccccccaaggaggcccctctagtccagcctcctgttccgcacagtggcggcccaccagatgcccctgagaagccacagatgcaggagttgaaaggggcctgccctccctcctgctgttgctcccctgcaactgggactcagaggcatcctgccttggaggctggaggtggcccacagccctccgactagtagccattgatagacctctcctccatgaagtcatccaaacccctcttcaagccatccaggttgttggccgtcaccacatcctgtggcagagagttccacaagtggatcacgcgttgtgtgaaaaaaagtacttccgtttgttggtcctagacctcctggcaatcaatttcatggagtgacccctggttctagtgttgtgtgagagggaaaagaatctctctctctccactttctccacgccatgcatgattttatagacctctatcatgtctccccgcagtcgtctttttttctaaactaaaaagccccaagtgttgtagtcttgcctcataagaaaggtgctccaggcccctgatcatcttggttgccctcttctgcacctttcccagttctacaatgtcctttttgagatgtggtgaccagaattgtacgcagtactcccaagtgtggtcgcaccataaaGTCCGGTGGGCTTTAGCCAACTATGCGGCTGTAAAACACAAGAATGACTCCTGTAACATTTGCTGCTCAGTAAATGCATTCCTAACAATAGCGAGGGTTTCTTTGGGTTATTAAGTGTTGATTAGTTTAACACGATGCAAGTACACAAATTGTGAACAAGCTGCTATATCGCCCACTAATCATACAGAATACCACCCTCTATgggctgcaaaggcctttggctggagattgtggaagttggagtcaacaacatctgggaattcctgttagagggaacactgaatgccACCCCCATCAATTAATTCCCTCCCTCAAAGAAACCTCTAAAGTTATCTTTGAAATAGAACCTATCAAGCCTCAGCCTGAGACTTCATCACACCCACAGAGGTGCCTTTAGATTGCAAATAGCTGCAGGGAACTCACCCATACTTCTAAATGTCATGCTTTCTTTTGGTCAAAAACATCATTTTTTTCTGACTGCTAGGATAGTCAGCTCCTGAATTCATGCTTGTGCTCATAATCTATGCTTATCATTCTTTTGCcatgttgccttttttttttttttaaataggtatTGATTTCAAGATCAGAACTATTGAGCTTGATGGCAAGAAGATTAAGCTGCAGATCTGGTAGGGagcttataagaacagccctgctagatcaggcctgagaaggcccgtctagtccagcatcctgtttcgcatcgtggccccccagatgcctctgtgaagcccacaggcaaggggtggatgagggcatgccctctcttgctgcagctcccctgccactgggattcagaggctcCTCTGGATCCTAcaggggtgggagaaagagagccgGTTTCTCTCTAGACTGCTGGGGTGAGCATGCATGGCCCCAGGCTGAGGCCAGGACCCAGAGGAGTGTGGCTGCATAGCCTCTGACCGCAGAGCACTCTGGTGCGGCTGGCTCTGAGCAGCGGAGGCGTTGCCATGAGCTTCCTTCCCACCGTAGGCACCTGCCTGGTTTCTCCCTCCTTATAGCCTCTTCTTCCCTTCTCCAGGGACACTGCTGGACAGGAACGGTTTCGGACCATCACGACTGCTTACTACAGAGGAGCCATGGTGAGTTGGTGGGGAGTACCTGCGTTGTacctgcatgggaggagagctggtcttgtgctagcaagaatgactaagcagagtctgccctggctgcatatgaatgggagattagaaatgtgagcactgcaagagattccccccctcaggggatggagccaccgctctgggaagagcatccacaggttccagtttccctccctggcagcagcatctccaagacagagctgaaagagactcctgcctgcaaccctggagaagccgctgccagtctgggtagacagtactgagctggagggaccaaaggtctgactcggtctgGGGCGGCTTCCCGTGTTCCTAGGCCCACTGCATTGGAGGCAGCTCCGAAAGCCCCGCAGATGCTGGGCCACCCGCTCTGCCGGGCTGCAGCTTCAGCATCTCCATTCCGTGCTCAGACTGGTGTGATCTGTTGCCCCACAGCTGctgccccctttcctttctgcGCTTGAGAGCGTTCCCCACTCTTCTCCTGCCGCCGTCCCCTTCTCTTGCTGTCTCTGCCTGGTTCCCCATTTCTTTTTGCAGGCTTTGTTCCGCTCCAGGCCTGCACCACTCTTCTCTCGCTTCCCCTTTGCCCCTCCATTCCACCCCAGATCACTGGCTAGACCAGCCCCCTTGGGTCCCTTCCGCCAGTTGGCTCCCTGGGAAAAACCGCCCCGCTGGTCTCTGCCGAGCTCTCTCCACCACTGCTTTACAAGGCCTTCAGTTCATTCAGAGGCTCAGGAACAACTGTTTGCACTGTCTCCTTCTGTCCCGTAGGGCATCATGCTGGTGTATGACATCACCAATGAGAAGTCATTTGAAAATATTCGGAACTGGGTTCGGAACATTGAAGAGGTAAGGGGCCCAGTGTCCTCGCGTATGATAAGGCccagcttaaaaaaagaaaagcaaaaagccGCCTTCTGTGCACTAGGCTTAGTTCTTCCTTGCACACAGCAGGCGAGGAGAGGAAACCCACACCAAAGGCTTCCAGCATGTCGCAAGTTTGCAGCTGTCAGGCTGTTCTCATCTGGAATAAACCCCCCTAAAATCTCTCTTGAACCCATCTGGCATCCCCGTGtgccatctctgaccatttttaagaaa
Above is a window of Hemicordylus capensis ecotype Gifberg chromosome 2, rHemCap1.1.pri, whole genome shotgun sequence DNA encoding:
- the RAB8A gene encoding ras-related protein Rab-8A isoform X1, whose protein sequence is MPGGGSSQCEPSSAWQTCQPANGGARRRRRPAKDHGEDLRLPLQAAADRRLRRGQDVRALPLQRGRLQRHLHLHHRDTAGQERFRTITTAYYRGAMGIMLVYDITNEKSFENIRNWVRNIEEHASPDVEKMILGNKCDMNHKRQVSREQGEKLAVSFGIKFMETSAKANINVENAFFTLARDIKAKMDKKLEGNSPQGSSQGVKITPDPQKKSNFFRCALL
- the RAB8A gene encoding ras-related protein Rab-8A isoform X2, which translates into the protein MGARGGGGARPRTMAKTYDYLFKLLLIGDSGVGKTCALFRFSEDAFNATFISTIGIDFKIRTIELDGKKIKLQIWDTAGQERFRTITTAYYRGAMGIMLVYDITNEKSFENIRNWVRNIEEHASPDVEKMILGNKCDMNHKRQVSREQGEKLAVSFGIKFMETSAKANINVENAFFTLARDIKAKMDKKLEGNSPQGSSQGVKITPDPQKKSNFFRCALL